A stretch of Microbacterium caowuchunii DNA encodes these proteins:
- a CDS encoding RDD family protein — protein sequence MPSPAPLVDIGQDEILTGEAVALDVQPTGFFLRALGALIDIAVAVLVYILFLLVMTWWGGQGLDAAAMPIFAIAMIVVVAVVIPTVVETATHGRSLGKLAGGGRIVRTDGGAAGFRHALIRALVGVLEIWFTFGAVAAVTGAFTPRSQRLGDLLAGTYSERTRSPRLVPVHPEVPPALAGWAAVADVAPLPDRLARRLSAFVRQAEQLQPAARSRIAEELAAEASAFVSPLPSVDPELFLRAVVAVRFERELAAVRQRDARAAALTPDA from the coding sequence ATGCCCTCCCCCGCGCCCCTGGTCGACATCGGCCAGGACGAGATCCTGACCGGTGAGGCCGTCGCCCTCGACGTGCAGCCGACCGGGTTCTTCCTGCGGGCGCTCGGCGCCCTGATCGACATCGCGGTCGCGGTACTCGTCTACATCCTGTTCCTGCTCGTCATGACGTGGTGGGGCGGGCAGGGCCTGGATGCCGCGGCGATGCCGATCTTCGCGATCGCGATGATCGTCGTGGTCGCCGTCGTCATCCCCACGGTGGTGGAGACCGCGACGCACGGCCGGAGCCTCGGCAAGCTCGCGGGCGGCGGGCGGATCGTGCGCACGGACGGCGGTGCGGCCGGTTTCCGGCACGCGCTGATCCGCGCGCTCGTGGGCGTGCTCGAGATCTGGTTCACGTTCGGCGCCGTGGCGGCGGTGACCGGGGCCTTCACTCCGCGATCGCAGCGCCTCGGCGACCTGCTGGCGGGCACCTACAGCGAACGCACGCGGTCCCCGAGACTCGTGCCGGTGCATCCCGAGGTGCCTCCCGCTCTCGCGGGATGGGCAGCGGTCGCCGATGTCGCGCCGCTTCCGGACCGGCTCGCGCGCCGGCTCAGCGCCTTCGTCCGGCAGGCCGAGCAGCTTCAGCCGGCGGCGCGGTCGAGGATCGCCGAGGAGCTGGCGGCCGAGGCATCCGCGTTCGTGTCACCGCTCCCGTCCGTGGACCCGGAGCTCTTCCTCCGCGCCGTGGTCGCGGTGCGGTTCGAACGCGAGCTCGCCGCGGTGCGACAGCGCGACGCGCGCGCCGCGGCGCTCACCCCCGACGCCTGA
- a CDS encoding DUF5719 family protein, which translates to MTRRTALAWAATSTRLVVGAALAAGIVLVVGIGVAAPWPTREQEPVAVTVVPTPAETVLACAGPLVVLARDSSEAGGLTQAAPSGVVSGSAGEPLDASLLGTTPAVAGGEGPAVLVASPQGDRRSDAVAAGSSAVDAEDLRGLAASACRAPLIESWLVGGATTTGAADLILLANPSDVAATVDLTLYGATGASVPPGGTALRVDARSQRIVPLAGLGVGEGAPVVRVTASGAPVAAALQTNITRTLLPGGVDQVGPVVGAERTVVIPGVQVLPSAVEASPSGATTLLRLLSAGVDTSVTVTAVDADGREVLRQEAPVLADVPSEIDLAGLEAGVYSVEVEADDPVAAAVWQTTGLGEGADFAWYTPAPVLSAETLVAVPEGPDPQIMFVGTGAAAGQVVLEPLSGGASTRTTVAANGAAVVSVDAGTVYRLTTDQPIRAGVTFAAAGALAGFPVWAAESAAAEITVYP; encoded by the coding sequence ATGACGCGCCGGACCGCGCTCGCCTGGGCCGCGACCAGCACCCGTCTCGTCGTGGGCGCCGCTCTGGCCGCCGGCATCGTGCTGGTGGTCGGCATCGGCGTGGCTGCTCCCTGGCCGACCCGGGAGCAGGAGCCGGTGGCGGTGACGGTCGTCCCGACGCCCGCGGAAACCGTCCTCGCCTGCGCGGGACCCCTCGTGGTGCTCGCCCGTGACTCCAGCGAGGCGGGCGGCCTGACCCAGGCCGCGCCGAGCGGCGTCGTCTCCGGCTCCGCCGGGGAACCCCTGGACGCGTCGCTGCTGGGCACGACTCCGGCGGTCGCCGGAGGGGAGGGCCCGGCCGTGCTCGTCGCCTCGCCTCAGGGTGACCGGCGGTCGGATGCGGTGGCCGCGGGAAGCTCCGCGGTGGACGCGGAGGATCTCCGAGGGCTGGCCGCATCGGCCTGCCGCGCCCCCTTGATCGAGTCCTGGCTGGTCGGCGGGGCCACGACGACCGGCGCCGCGGACCTCATCCTGCTCGCGAACCCCTCGGACGTCGCCGCCACCGTCGACCTGACGCTGTACGGCGCCACCGGCGCCAGCGTGCCCCCGGGAGGGACCGCACTGCGTGTCGACGCGCGCAGCCAGCGGATCGTGCCGCTCGCGGGTCTCGGCGTCGGCGAGGGTGCTCCGGTCGTGCGCGTGACCGCGTCCGGTGCCCCGGTCGCCGCGGCCCTGCAGACCAACATCACCCGGACGCTCCTGCCGGGAGGCGTCGATCAGGTCGGCCCGGTCGTGGGCGCCGAACGGACGGTCGTCATCCCGGGTGTCCAGGTGCTGCCCTCCGCCGTGGAGGCGTCGCCGAGCGGCGCGACGACACTCCTCCGGCTGCTCTCTGCGGGGGTGGACACGTCGGTCACCGTGACCGCGGTCGACGCGGACGGCCGGGAGGTCCTCCGCCAGGAGGCGCCCGTCCTCGCCGACGTGCCGTCCGAGATCGACCTGGCCGGGCTCGAGGCCGGGGTCTACAGCGTGGAGGTCGAGGCGGACGACCCGGTCGCGGCCGCGGTCTGGCAGACCACGGGCCTGGGAGAGGGGGCCGACTTCGCCTGGTACACGCCCGCGCCGGTGCTCTCCGCGGAGACCCTCGTCGCCGTACCGGAGGGGCCTGATCCGCAGATCATGTTCGTCGGCACGGGGGCGGCAGCGGGACAGGTCGTGCTGGAACCGCTCAGCGGCGGCGCATCCACCCGGACGACGGTCGCGGCGAACGGCGCCGCCGTCGTATCCGTGGACGCCGGGACGGTCTACCGGCTCACGACGGACCAGCCGATCCGCGCGGGCGTGACGTTCGCCGCTGCCGGTGCCCTGGCGGGCTTCCCGGTCTGGGCGGCGGAGTCCGCGGCCGCCGAGATCACCGTCTATCCCTGA
- a CDS encoding metallopeptidase family protein: MIRRRSRTTPPRPRPGRHGRHGREGRSAVVRPPLPPLETRVERFDMAVGSAAEFLRSAWEELREVRFEMADMPPTTDADGIPRWTVLPAERRIVLYRLPIERLGHLHRDDDAHRRMMIESCVFRAAAEYLGRDPWDLGPDRFRDI; encoded by the coding sequence ATGATCCGCCGGCGGTCCCGCACCACTCCCCCGAGGCCCCGCCCCGGACGGCACGGACGGCACGGACGCGAGGGCCGCAGCGCGGTCGTGCGCCCGCCGCTCCCCCCGCTGGAGACACGGGTCGAACGCTTCGACATGGCGGTGGGGTCGGCAGCGGAGTTCCTGCGCTCGGCGTGGGAGGAACTGCGCGAGGTGCGCTTCGAGATGGCGGACATGCCTCCCACCACGGATGCGGACGGCATCCCGCGCTGGACGGTGCTCCCCGCCGAGCGGCGCATCGTGCTCTACCGCCTGCCGATCGAGCGTCTCGGGCACCTGCACCGCGACGACGACGCGCACCGGCGGATGATGATCGAGAGCTGCGTGTTCCGTGCCGCCGCGGAGTACCTGGGTCGCGATCCCTGGGACCTGGGTCCGGACCGCTTCCGCGACATCTGA
- the ahcY gene encoding adenosylhomocysteinase, with protein MATPTQTSIDYAVRDLALAEAGRHQLRLAEHEMPGLMALREEFGPSQPLKGARIAGSLHMTVQTAVLIETLTALGAQVRWASCNIFSTQDEAAAAVVVGPHGTPDDPQGVPVFAWKGETLEEYWSLADRIFDWSAEGADGPNLILDDGGDATLLVHKGVEFEKAGAVPEAGPDASAEYRVILDTLRASIARDPQRFTRIAAGLQGVTEETTTGVHRLYELAAEGALLFPAINVNDSVTKSKFDNKYGIRHSLPDGINRATDVLIGGKTAFVVGYGDVGKGAAEALRGQGARVIVGEIDPICALQAAMDGYQVAKLSSVVDQVDIVITGTGDTRVVGVDDLLGLKHLAIVGNVGHFDDEIDMAGLEALPGVEKIEIKPQVHEYRLPTGRSILVLSEGRLLNLGNATGHPSFVMSASFTNQVLAQIELFTKREQYPVGVYVLPKLLDEKVARLHLAALGVELTELTEEQSAYLGIPVEGPYKPEHYRY; from the coding sequence ATGGCCACCCCCACACAGACTTCGATCGACTATGCCGTCCGCGATCTCGCGCTCGCCGAGGCCGGTCGCCACCAGCTCCGCCTCGCCGAGCACGAGATGCCCGGCCTCATGGCGCTGCGCGAGGAGTTCGGTCCCTCGCAGCCCCTGAAGGGCGCCCGGATCGCCGGCTCCCTGCACATGACGGTGCAGACCGCCGTCCTCATCGAGACCCTGACCGCGCTCGGCGCACAGGTCCGCTGGGCCAGCTGCAACATCTTCTCCACCCAGGACGAAGCGGCTGCCGCCGTAGTCGTCGGGCCGCACGGCACGCCGGACGACCCGCAGGGCGTGCCGGTGTTCGCGTGGAAGGGCGAGACGCTCGAGGAGTACTGGTCGCTGGCCGACCGGATCTTCGACTGGAGCGCAGAAGGGGCCGACGGGCCGAACCTCATCCTCGACGACGGGGGCGACGCGACCCTGCTCGTGCACAAGGGTGTCGAGTTCGAGAAGGCGGGTGCCGTTCCGGAGGCCGGCCCGGATGCCTCCGCCGAGTACCGGGTGATCCTCGACACGCTGCGCGCGTCGATCGCGCGCGACCCGCAGCGGTTCACGCGCATCGCGGCCGGGCTGCAGGGCGTGACCGAGGAGACCACCACGGGCGTCCACCGCCTGTACGAGCTCGCCGCCGAGGGGGCGCTGCTCTTCCCCGCCATCAACGTCAACGACTCGGTCACCAAGTCGAAGTTCGACAACAAGTACGGCATCCGGCATTCACTCCCGGACGGTATCAACCGGGCGACCGACGTCCTGATCGGCGGCAAGACCGCGTTCGTCGTCGGGTACGGCGACGTGGGCAAGGGGGCTGCGGAGGCGCTCCGCGGTCAGGGCGCCCGCGTCATCGTGGGGGAGATCGACCCGATCTGCGCGCTGCAGGCGGCCATGGACGGATACCAGGTCGCGAAGCTCTCTTCCGTGGTGGACCAGGTCGACATCGTCATCACCGGCACGGGGGACACCCGCGTGGTCGGCGTCGACGATCTCCTCGGTCTCAAGCACCTCGCGATCGTCGGGAACGTCGGGCACTTCGACGACGAGATCGACATGGCGGGACTCGAGGCCCTCCCGGGCGTCGAGAAGATCGAGATCAAGCCGCAGGTGCACGAGTACCGGCTGCCCACCGGCCGGAGCATTCTGGTGCTGAGCGAAGGCCGTCTGCTGAACCTCGGCAACGCCACCGGCCACCCCTCCTTCGTGATGAGCGCGTCGTTCACGAACCAGGTGCTCGCCCAGATCGAGCTGTTCACCAAGCGCGAGCAGTACCCCGTGGGTGTGTACGTCCTGCCGAAGCTCCTCGACGAGAAGGTCGCGCGGCTGCACCTGGCTGCCCTCGGAGTGGAGCTCACCGAGCTCACCGAGGAGCAGTCCGCCTATCTCGGCATCCCGGTGGAGGGCCCGTACAAGCCCGAGCACTACCGCTACTGA
- a CDS encoding Fur family transcriptional regulator encodes MPHRATTETDTAIRSAGLRVTDTRRSVYEALRELPHARADEVHGRVIAGVPATSMQSVYNALGDFVDAGLARRIEPAGHAGLFELRVADNHHHLVCDACGRVEDVDCVVGEAPCIHPSQTHGYRIHTAEVTFWGLCATCAAA; translated from the coding sequence ATGCCCCACAGAGCGACGACGGAGACGGATACCGCCATCCGCAGCGCCGGTCTGCGCGTCACCGACACGCGCCGCAGCGTGTACGAGGCGCTCCGGGAACTCCCGCACGCTCGCGCCGACGAGGTGCACGGCCGGGTGATCGCCGGGGTCCCGGCGACCAGCATGCAGTCCGTCTACAACGCCCTCGGGGACTTCGTCGACGCCGGTCTCGCCCGGCGCATCGAACCGGCCGGTCACGCCGGCCTGTTCGAACTGCGCGTGGCCGACAACCATCACCACCTCGTGTGCGACGCGTGCGGCCGGGTCGAGGACGTGGACTGCGTCGTGGGCGAGGCGCCCTGCATTCATCCCTCGCAGACCCACGGCTACCGCATCCACACCGCCGAGGTCACCTTCTGGGGCCTGTGCGCGACGTGCGCCGCGGCCTGA
- a CDS encoding DUF3499 family protein: MQARLCSKIACAREAVATLTYDYGDQMAAVGPLGAAGDPHAHDLCAIHTERLSVPKGWLVVRHETLRT; this comes from the coding sequence ATGCAAGCCAGACTCTGCTCGAAGATCGCCTGCGCCCGCGAGGCGGTGGCGACGCTGACCTACGACTACGGCGACCAGATGGCGGCCGTGGGTCCTCTGGGGGCAGCGGGCGATCCGCACGCCCACGATCTGTGCGCCATCCACACCGAGCGGCTCTCCGTACCCAAGGGCTGGCTCGTCGTCCGTCACGAGACGCTGCGCACCTGA
- a CDS encoding stage II sporulation protein M, whose amino-acid sequence MDLDALTAAHRAEWERLDELSRSRRLDGPEVDELVTRYRSASADLADLKTTAGRSPQADHLSLVLARARLRLTGPTENVMRRIPRFFALQLPAALYRLRWTTLAVAVGFVAVATLVAAWIGTDPALVAALGSEAQLASYAQDEFTAYYSENPAAVFAGTVWTNNAWIAAQCVLFGVTGLWPIYVVMQNAVGLGTSAAVMAAFDRLDVFFAFILPHGLLELTCIFVAAAAGLHIFWAWVVPGRRPRAAALAAAGRSLATVAVGLVFALGLSGIVEGFVTPQPWPWPVKLGLGALALGIFLAYMLGLGGRAFRRGETGDLTEDERGTPELVAG is encoded by the coding sequence ATGGACCTCGACGCGCTCACGGCGGCCCACCGCGCCGAGTGGGAGCGACTGGACGAACTCTCCCGGTCGCGACGGCTGGACGGCCCGGAGGTGGACGAACTGGTCACCCGGTACCGCTCCGCGTCCGCCGACCTCGCGGACCTCAAGACGACCGCGGGGCGCAGTCCGCAGGCGGACCACCTCTCGCTCGTCCTGGCCCGCGCCCGGTTGCGTCTGACCGGTCCGACCGAGAACGTGATGCGGCGCATCCCCCGCTTCTTCGCCCTGCAGCTTCCCGCCGCGCTCTATCGGCTGCGCTGGACGACCCTCGCCGTGGCGGTGGGCTTCGTCGCCGTCGCCACGCTGGTCGCAGCGTGGATCGGCACCGATCCCGCGCTCGTGGCCGCCCTCGGCTCGGAGGCCCAGCTGGCCTCGTACGCGCAGGACGAGTTCACCGCCTACTACTCGGAGAACCCCGCGGCCGTCTTCGCGGGCACGGTCTGGACGAACAACGCGTGGATCGCCGCGCAGTGCGTGCTCTTCGGGGTCACCGGCCTCTGGCCGATCTACGTGGTGATGCAGAACGCCGTCGGGCTCGGCACCTCCGCGGCCGTGATGGCGGCGTTCGACCGGCTCGACGTCTTCTTCGCATTCATCCTTCCGCACGGTCTGCTGGAACTGACCTGCATCTTCGTCGCCGCCGCCGCGGGGCTGCACATCTTCTGGGCCTGGGTCGTCCCGGGTCGACGCCCGCGTGCAGCGGCGCTGGCGGCCGCCGGCCGATCCCTCGCGACCGTCGCGGTCGGTCTCGTGTTCGCGCTGGGGCTGTCCGGGATCGTCGAGGGCTTCGTGACGCCGCAGCCCTGGCCCTGGCCGGTGAAACTCGGGCTCGGAGCCCTCGCCCTGGGCATCTTCCTCGCCTACATGCTGGGCCTGGGCGGACGTGCGTTCCGGCGCGGGGAGACCGGCGATCTGACCGAGGACGAGCGGGGTACGCCCGAGCTCGTGGCGGGCTGA
- the katG gene encoding catalase/peroxidase HPI produces the protein MTDKDDVVSQIGENPTGTDQAVTPIDTPVDERFDGEDRPRSNEDAAGKCPVIHGDAQGPATPTWTGAQPHPTVGSANRVWWPNQLNLKVLAKNPAVANPLGEDFDYKKAFESLDLAEVKKDILEVQTTSQEWWPADFGHYGPFMIRMAWHSAGTYRATDGRGGGGAGMQRFAPLNSWPDNVNLDKARRLLWPVKKKYGQSLSWADLMILAGNVALESMGFSTFGFGGGRPDVWEPDDDVYWGPETTWLADERYKGDRELEGPLAAVQMGLIYVNPEGPNGNPDPIASARDIRETFGRMGMNDEETVALIAGGHTFGKTHGAAPDTNLEGNPEAAGLEMQGLGWKNNFGTGHGDDTITSGLEVTWTYHPTRWDNEFFHILYAYDWELMKSPGGGHQWRPVNGMGADMVPLAHSDGRREPRMLTSDLALRMDPDYDKISRRFKDDPVAFGDAFARAWFKLTHRDMGPVSRYAGPEVPAEELIWQDPVPAVDHELIDAADAAALKAAILETGLTVPQLVGTTWAAASSFRGSDKRGGVNGARIRLAPQKDWEVNNPAQLATVLSALEQVQASFNADRTDGKKVSLADLLVLAGNAAVEKAARDAGVDIEVPFHPGRTDATQEQTDVESFSFLEPTADGFRNYYSSRALLPQEHQLVDKANLLTLSAPEMTVLVGGLRVLGANWDDSDYGVFTDRKGVLTNDFFVNLLELGNTWKPLDPGSQAFSGSKDGSGEPVGVGTRVDLLFSSNSELRAVAEVYASDDAREKFVKDFVAAWTKVTELDRFDLS, from the coding sequence ATGACTGACAAGGATGACGTCGTGTCCCAGATCGGTGAGAACCCGACCGGCACCGACCAGGCCGTCACCCCGATCGACACCCCGGTCGACGAGCGCTTCGACGGTGAGGACCGTCCGCGCTCGAACGAGGACGCCGCCGGCAAGTGCCCGGTGATCCACGGCGACGCGCAGGGTCCCGCGACCCCGACCTGGACGGGCGCGCAGCCGCACCCGACCGTCGGCTCGGCGAACCGCGTGTGGTGGCCGAACCAGCTGAACCTGAAGGTGCTCGCGAAGAACCCGGCGGTCGCCAACCCGCTCGGCGAGGACTTCGACTACAAGAAGGCCTTCGAGAGCCTGGACCTCGCCGAGGTGAAGAAGGACATCCTCGAGGTGCAGACGACCTCGCAGGAGTGGTGGCCCGCAGACTTCGGCCACTACGGTCCGTTCATGATCCGCATGGCCTGGCACAGCGCCGGCACGTACCGTGCGACCGACGGCCGCGGCGGCGGCGGGGCGGGCATGCAGCGCTTCGCTCCGCTGAACAGCTGGCCCGACAACGTCAACCTGGACAAGGCGCGGCGTCTGCTGTGGCCGGTCAAGAAGAAGTACGGCCAGAGCCTGTCCTGGGCCGACCTCATGATCCTGGCCGGCAACGTGGCGCTCGAGTCGATGGGCTTCAGCACGTTCGGCTTCGGCGGCGGTCGCCCCGACGTGTGGGAGCCGGACGACGACGTGTACTGGGGCCCGGAGACCACCTGGCTCGCCGACGAGCGCTACAAGGGCGACCGTGAACTCGAAGGCCCGCTCGCCGCCGTGCAGATGGGTCTGATCTACGTCAACCCGGAGGGCCCCAACGGCAACCCGGACCCCATCGCCTCGGCACGCGACATCCGCGAGACGTTCGGCCGCATGGGCATGAACGACGAGGAGACCGTCGCGCTGATCGCCGGTGGCCACACCTTCGGCAAGACCCACGGCGCCGCTCCCGACACCAACCTCGAGGGCAACCCCGAGGCCGCCGGGCTGGAGATGCAGGGCCTCGGCTGGAAGAACAACTTCGGCACCGGCCACGGCGACGACACCATCACGTCGGGCCTCGAGGTCACCTGGACCTACCACCCGACCCGGTGGGACAACGAGTTCTTCCACATCCTGTACGCCTACGACTGGGAGCTCATGAAGAGCCCCGGCGGCGGACACCAGTGGCGTCCGGTCAACGGCATGGGCGCGGACATGGTGCCCCTGGCGCACTCGGACGGCCGTCGAGAGCCCCGCATGCTCACGAGCGACCTGGCCCTGCGCATGGACCCGGACTACGACAAGATCTCGCGTCGCTTCAAGGACGACCCGGTGGCCTTCGGCGACGCGTTCGCGCGCGCCTGGTTCAAGCTCACCCACCGCGACATGGGTCCCGTCTCCCGGTACGCCGGGCCCGAGGTCCCCGCCGAGGAGCTCATCTGGCAGGACCCCGTGCCGGCGGTCGACCACGAGCTCATCGACGCCGCGGACGCCGCAGCGCTGAAGGCCGCGATCCTGGAGACCGGTCTGACCGTGCCCCAGCTGGTCGGCACGACCTGGGCGGCCGCATCCTCCTTCCGAGGCAGTGACAAGCGCGGCGGCGTGAACGGCGCCCGCATCCGTCTCGCCCCGCAGAAGGACTGGGAGGTCAACAACCCCGCACAGCTCGCGACGGTGCTGTCCGCCCTCGAGCAGGTGCAGGCCTCGTTCAACGCCGACCGCACCGACGGCAAGAAGGTGTCGCTGGCCGACCTCCTCGTGCTCGCCGGCAACGCGGCGGTCGAGAAGGCGGCCCGGGATGCCGGTGTCGACATCGAGGTCCCGTTCCACCCGGGCCGCACGGACGCCACGCAGGAGCAGACCGACGTGGAGTCGTTCTCGTTCCTCGAGCCGACCGCGGACGGGTTCCGGAACTACTACTCGTCGCGTGCGCTCCTGCCGCAGGAGCACCAGCTGGTCGACAAGGCGAACCTGCTCACCCTCAGCGCGCCGGAGATGACCGTGCTCGTCGGCGGCCTCCGCGTGCTGGGTGCGAACTGGGACGACTCCGACTACGGCGTCTTCACCGATCGCAAGGGCGTTCTGACGAACGACTTCTTCGTCAACCTCCTGGAGCTCGGGAACACGTGGAAGCCGCTCGACCCGGGCTCGCAGGCCTTCTCCGGCTCGAAGGACGGGTCCGGCGAGCCCGTCGGAGTCGGGACCCGCGTCGACCTGCTGTTCTCCTCGAACTCCGAGCTGCGCGCGGTCGCCGAGGTCTACGCCTCGGACGACGCCCGTGAGAAGTTCGTGAAGGACTTCGTCGCGGCCTGGACCAAGGTCACCGAGCTGGACCGGTTCGACCTGTCCTGA